A single Sporosarcina sp. FSL W8-0480 DNA region contains:
- a CDS encoding YqkE family protein — MAKKKEKKQLAPKKQESEKATLMDSLDYDIVSKLKETKKELMASAQAKEEKRLEKLRKEKAEREKNKSFAELLDEYGDSGSKY, encoded by the coding sequence ATGGCAAAGAAAAAAGAGAAGAAGCAACTTGCGCCTAAAAAGCAAGAAAGCGAAAAGGCAACTCTGATGGATTCACTCGATTATGATATTGTATCTAAGTTGAAAGAAACCAAAAAAGAGTTGATGGCAAGCGCCCAAGCGAAGGAAGAAAAACGTCTCGAAAAACTTCGGAAAGAAAAAGCGGAACGCGAAAAGAATAAATCTTTTGCAGAACTTTTGGATGAATATGGAGACAGTGGCTCGAAATATTAA
- a CDS encoding hydroxymethylglutaryl-CoA lyase translates to MFILPKNVTIIEVGPRDGLQNEKNYVEETEKVRFIHALQESGIEEMELTSFVSPKWVPQLADAKNIVKKSVKNGRQFVLAPNEKGAELAIEAGAESIAVFVGVSNTFNQKNINRTTEESMDALEPVINRLKNKAVFVRACISTAFYCPYEGKINKDDVIALCRRFVSLGVDELSVADTIGMANPVESYELFNLLKGELNNKVLLTAHFHDTRKMALANIFAALQAGIDRFDTSAGGLGGCPFAPGATGNVATEDVVNMLDSMGIITGVDVDKVCEAVEKIAPHVSQPIETGMYRLYKNRGF, encoded by the coding sequence ATGTTCATTTTACCAAAGAACGTTACAATTATCGAGGTTGGACCGCGGGATGGTCTTCAAAATGAAAAGAATTATGTGGAAGAAACAGAGAAAGTTAGATTCATCCACGCACTTCAAGAGTCTGGTATTGAGGAAATGGAACTCACTTCATTCGTATCGCCGAAATGGGTACCACAATTGGCGGATGCTAAAAATATCGTAAAAAAGTCTGTTAAAAACGGTCGACAGTTTGTCCTCGCTCCAAATGAAAAAGGCGCTGAACTTGCAATAGAAGCCGGAGCAGAAAGTATTGCGGTTTTTGTTGGTGTAAGCAATACTTTCAATCAGAAAAACATTAACCGAACAACTGAGGAAAGCATGGATGCACTTGAACCTGTTATTAATCGGCTGAAAAACAAAGCTGTTTTCGTAAGGGCGTGTATTTCGACCGCATTTTATTGTCCATATGAAGGAAAGATTAATAAAGATGATGTCATCGCTTTATGCCGACGCTTCGTTTCGTTAGGGGTTGATGAATTAAGCGTTGCAGACACAATCGGCATGGCTAATCCTGTTGAAAGCTACGAATTATTCAATCTGCTTAAAGGGGAGTTAAATAATAAAGTTCTCTTAACCGCCCATTTTCATGACACACGTAAAATGGCACTTGCCAATATTTTCGCAGCACTGCAGGCAGGTATCGACCGATTTGATACATCTGCCGGTGGTCTTGGTGGATGCCCTTTCGCACCCGGAGCGACAGGAAATGTCGCAACTGAAGATGTCGTGAATATGTTAGATTCAATGGGCATCATAACAGGAGTCGATGTCGATAAAGTATGTGAGGCTGTTGAAAAAATTGCTCCGCATGTTTCACAACCGATAGAAACAGGTATGTACAGATTATACAAAAACCGCGGTTTTTAG
- a CDS encoding acetyl-CoA C-acetyltransferase — MLSNEVVIVSAVRTAIGSFLGSLKDVSATELGGIVIKEALSRSGIKAEEVDEVIMGNVLQSGLGQNPARQAAIKAGLPETVPAMTINKVCGSGLKAVHLARQAIIAGDADIVVAGGMENMSQAPFLLKNARDGFKMGDQKVIDSMISDGLWCAFNDYHMGITAENLCDRYSLTREEQDAFSAASQEKAAAAIESGKFKEEIVPVEIPQRKGEPVIFDTDEYVKDGTTIEKLTKLRPAFKKDGSVTAGNASGINDGAAAFVIMSKQKAEELGVEPLAIIKANANAGVDPAVMGIGPVQAVRNVLEKSGLELADIDLIEANEAFAAQSLAVDRELQFDKKKLNVNGGAIALGHPIGASGARILVTLLHEMKRREAKTGLATLCIGGGQGVATIVQLP, encoded by the coding sequence ATTTTGTCAAATGAAGTCGTAATCGTTAGTGCAGTTCGTACAGCAATCGGTTCGTTCTTAGGATCTTTGAAAGATGTATCCGCTACAGAGCTTGGAGGAATTGTTATTAAGGAAGCTCTATCGCGTTCGGGTATTAAAGCAGAGGAAGTTGATGAAGTAATCATGGGGAATGTCCTGCAGTCTGGACTTGGTCAAAATCCAGCACGCCAAGCAGCTATCAAAGCAGGTCTTCCGGAAACCGTACCCGCAATGACGATCAATAAAGTTTGCGGTTCTGGATTGAAGGCTGTTCACCTTGCAAGACAGGCAATTATCGCAGGTGACGCGGATATCGTAGTCGCGGGTGGAATGGAAAATATGAGCCAAGCCCCGTTCTTGTTGAAAAATGCACGAGATGGATTTAAGATGGGTGACCAAAAGGTGATCGACAGCATGATTTCCGACGGACTTTGGTGTGCATTCAACGATTATCATATGGGCATTACTGCGGAGAATTTATGTGACCGTTATTCATTAACAAGGGAAGAGCAGGATGCGTTTTCAGCAGCTTCACAGGAAAAAGCCGCTGCCGCAATTGAAAGTGGAAAATTCAAAGAAGAAATTGTTCCGGTTGAAATACCTCAACGTAAAGGTGAACCAGTGATCTTCGATACAGATGAGTATGTGAAAGACGGGACTACTATTGAGAAGCTTACAAAATTACGTCCTGCTTTCAAAAAAGACGGCAGTGTGACTGCGGGGAACGCATCGGGTATTAATGATGGTGCTGCTGCATTCGTCATTATGTCTAAACAGAAAGCTGAAGAGCTTGGAGTTGAACCTCTCGCAATCATCAAGGCAAATGCGAATGCCGGTGTAGATCCAGCTGTAATGGGAATTGGACCTGTACAAGCTGTGAGAAATGTATTAGAGAAATCTGGATTGGAACTTGCTGATATTGACTTGATAGAAGCGAATGAAGCATTTGCAGCTCAATCGCTCGCAGTAGATCGCGAACTTCAATTCGATAAAAAGAAATTGAATGTAAATGGTGGGGCAATTGCCCTTGGTCATCCAATTGGGGCAAGTGGTGCAAGAATACTCGTTACATTGCTGCATGAAATGAAACGTCGTGAGGCAAAAACAGGACTTGCTACACTTTGCATCGGTGGGGGACAAGGGGTGGCCACAATCGTTCAACTTCCATAA
- a CDS encoding carbohydrate kinase has protein sequence MNEKERAVLDLIRANPYLSQQEMADALGMSRPTLANHISGLIKQGKITGRAYILPEEKEVICIGGANIDRKYHLNEHTQLGTSNPASMTVSVGGVARNIAENLGRLEHQVRLLTVAGNDSDWDVISRVSSSFMDVSDVGQLVGKSTGSYSAVLDPTGELVIALANMEIYDSLNPIYLEEKSRVISNASMIIIDLNCPKESVDYVKNLARQKGNQLVIIPVSSPKMNRMPSDLNGVTWFICNQDEAETYTGITIDNEEDWKKAVQELLKFGAENVVVTAGSRGIMAATSGGEPIRFPAVQNVHVEDVTGAGDAFVSGLLHGHLVEGSFEENVRMGLMNAAKTLESPYTVRPELNRELLKKELEEL, from the coding sequence TTGAATGAAAAGGAAAGGGCTGTTCTTGACTTAATTCGAGCCAACCCTTATTTATCGCAACAAGAAATGGCTGATGCCCTTGGCATGTCAAGACCAACGTTAGCAAATCATATTTCCGGTTTAATCAAACAGGGGAAAATAACGGGTCGGGCATATATTCTTCCGGAAGAAAAGGAAGTTATCTGCATAGGCGGTGCCAATATAGATAGGAAATACCATTTGAATGAACATACTCAACTTGGAACTTCCAATCCTGCTTCAATGACTGTTTCGGTCGGGGGAGTCGCTCGAAACATCGCTGAAAACTTAGGGCGTTTAGAGCATCAAGTCAGACTGTTGACGGTTGCTGGAAATGATAGTGACTGGGATGTAATCTCGAGGGTTTCCTCATCCTTCATGGATGTTTCGGATGTTGGCCAACTGGTTGGCAAGTCGACAGGCTCTTACTCAGCAGTTTTGGATCCCACGGGAGAACTTGTCATCGCATTAGCGAATATGGAAATCTATGATTCCTTGAATCCTATCTATTTAGAGGAAAAATCGAGGGTCATTTCAAACGCTTCCATGATCATCATCGATTTAAACTGTCCAAAAGAATCTGTCGATTACGTTAAAAACTTGGCAAGACAAAAAGGAAATCAACTTGTGATCATTCCTGTATCTTCACCAAAGATGAATAGGATGCCGAGTGACCTAAATGGAGTTACATGGTTCATCTGTAATCAGGATGAAGCAGAGACTTATACAGGTATAACCATTGACAATGAAGAAGACTGGAAGAAAGCTGTCCAGGAATTGCTTAAATTTGGTGCTGAAAATGTTGTTGTAACAGCCGGATCAAGAGGTATAATGGCGGCTACGTCCGGCGGCGAGCCAATCCGTTTCCCAGCTGTACAAAATGTGCATGTGGAAGATGTGACCGGGGCAGGGGATGCCTTTGTCTCAGGATTGCTTCATGGACATTTAGTTGAAGGTTCTTTTGAAGAAAATGTCCGAATGGGATTAATGAATGCCGCAAAGACATTGGAGAGCCCTTACACAGTAAGACCTGAATTAAACAGAGAGCTTCTTAAAAAAGAATTGGAGGAATTATGA
- a CDS encoding FAD-dependent oxidoreductase, translating to MERFIIIGGGILGASTAYFLAKMGADVHLVDRKDKGQATDAAAGIICPWISQRRNKAWYALARGGASYYPELIRQLEEDGETETGYRRVGAISLHSEMGKLEKMQARTLIRRREAPEIGEVNLLNETETSNLFPLLSERFSSISVEGAARVDGRALRDALINASRKHGATVKFGDAKLTTVGNKVNGIIVDGEQVKASKVIITAGAWAGELLEPLGLNVSVTGQKAQIVHLRLPFQETSEWPVVMPPTDQYIVPSDEGKIIVGATHEDDVENKFEPTAGGMFEVLDKALKVAPGLVKATFEEVRVGLRPFTPGFLPVIGNVPGHAELLFANGLGSSGLTVGPYLGKQLANMALGHPLDIDLTLYSVDEIFSCKMKNKSL from the coding sequence ATGGAACGTTTCATTATAATCGGCGGGGGTATCTTAGGGGCATCAACTGCATACTTTTTGGCGAAAATGGGTGCTGATGTACACCTTGTCGACCGTAAGGATAAAGGACAAGCAACTGATGCCGCAGCGGGAATCATTTGCCCCTGGATTTCACAACGGAGAAATAAGGCTTGGTATGCTTTGGCAAGAGGTGGAGCATCCTATTACCCGGAATTGATCAGACAATTGGAGGAAGATGGTGAGACTGAAACGGGTTACCGGAGGGTAGGTGCGATTAGTTTACATAGTGAAATGGGTAAGCTTGAGAAGATGCAAGCGAGAACACTTATAAGAAGGAGAGAGGCTCCGGAAATCGGTGAAGTCAACCTGTTGAATGAAACAGAGACGTCAAATTTATTTCCCTTACTTTCGGAAAGGTTTTCATCGATTTCTGTAGAGGGAGCGGCACGGGTCGATGGAAGAGCGTTGCGGGATGCACTTATCAATGCTTCAAGAAAGCATGGGGCGACTGTGAAGTTTGGCGATGCGAAACTGACAACTGTGGGAAATAAGGTAAATGGAATCATTGTAGATGGAGAACAGGTTAAAGCATCTAAAGTGATTATTACTGCTGGTGCGTGGGCCGGAGAACTGTTGGAACCACTTGGATTAAATGTATCGGTGACAGGACAGAAGGCGCAAATCGTTCATTTGCGGTTGCCCTTTCAAGAAACGTCAGAATGGCCGGTAGTCATGCCGCCTACGGACCAATATATCGTGCCATCAGATGAGGGTAAAATAATTGTTGGTGCCACGCATGAAGATGATGTGGAAAATAAATTTGAACCTACTGCAGGTGGAATGTTTGAAGTTTTAGATAAGGCACTTAAAGTTGCGCCGGGTTTGGTAAAAGCGACCTTTGAAGAAGTTAGGGTAGGTTTGCGCCCATTCACGCCGGGGTTTTTGCCGGTAATTGGTAATGTGCCCGGTCATGCCGAATTACTTTTTGCAAATGGTTTAGGGTCGTCTGGGTTAACTGTTGGCCCATACCTTGGAAAGCAGTTAGCCAATATGGCTCTTGGGCATCCTTTGGACATTGACTTAACTTTATATAGTGTCGATGAAATTTTTTCTTGTAAAATGAAAAACAAAAGTTTATAA
- a CDS encoding exodeoxyribonuclease III encodes MKLISWNVNGLRACVRKGFLDYFKEQDADIFCIQETKLQSGQIELELEGYHQYWNYALKKGYSGTAVFTKEEPLSVKYGVGDMDSEDEGRILTLEFPKFYLVNVYAPNAQRDLARLPFRMDWETRMRDYLIQLNQVKPVIFCGDLNVAHQNIDIRNFKTNVGNSGFTEEERGEMTALLNAGFIDTFRHLNPEVEHAYTWWSYMRNVRERNIGWRIDYFIVSDRIKHLLKTADIHPHIMGSDHCPIVLELDVAVTTA; translated from the coding sequence ATGAAATTAATCTCTTGGAATGTTAATGGATTAAGAGCCTGTGTAAGAAAAGGGTTTCTTGACTATTTTAAAGAACAGGACGCAGATATTTTCTGCATTCAAGAAACAAAACTGCAGAGCGGCCAAATCGAGCTTGAGCTGGAAGGGTATCACCAGTATTGGAACTATGCACTGAAAAAGGGGTATTCAGGCACTGCGGTTTTCACAAAAGAAGAACCATTAAGCGTTAAATATGGAGTAGGGGATATGGACTCTGAAGATGAAGGAAGAATTCTGACATTGGAATTCCCGAAGTTCTATTTAGTGAATGTCTATGCACCAAACGCACAAAGGGACTTGGCACGACTTCCTTTCAGAATGGATTGGGAAACAAGAATGAGAGACTATTTAATACAGCTTAATCAAGTAAAGCCTGTCATTTTCTGCGGCGATTTAAATGTAGCACATCAAAATATCGACATCCGAAATTTTAAAACGAATGTAGGGAATTCTGGCTTTACCGAAGAAGAAAGAGGGGAAATGACGGCATTATTAAACGCGGGGTTCATCGACACGTTCCGTCATTTAAATCCAGAAGTTGAACATGCCTATACATGGTGGTCCTATATGCGTAATGTCAGGGAGCGGAACATTGGCTGGCGTATTGACTACTTTATCGTTTCAGACCGTATCAAACATTTATTGAAAACTGCTGACATTCATCCGCATATTATGGGAAGCGATCATTGCCCGATTGTGTTGGAATTGGACGTTGCCGTGACAACTGCATAA
- a CDS encoding YhcN/YlaJ family sporulation lipoprotein: protein MKKIALFPLTVVMVVLLFGCGTNNDKNTTDNNATNDVNRTGESAAGTNDTSNNNTNGTMNDNSVESKVEVADDAADKIAALDEVESANVLVTNNNAYVGVVLKDGVNEDEALKNKISDEVRNVHPDFNNVYISFNPDVAQSFMDYGKQIREGHPVEGFFDEVTESINRMFPEAK from the coding sequence ATGAAAAAAATAGCTTTGTTTCCACTAACTGTGGTTATGGTGGTTTTATTATTTGGGTGCGGCACGAATAATGATAAGAATACGACAGATAACAACGCAACCAATGACGTGAATAGGACCGGGGAGAGCGCAGCAGGAACAAACGATACATCGAACAATAACACTAATGGAACTATGAACGATAATTCTGTAGAGTCGAAAGTCGAAGTGGCTGATGATGCAGCAGATAAAATCGCCGCACTTGATGAAGTTGAAAGTGCAAATGTATTGGTGACAAACAACAATGCATATGTTGGGGTTGTTTTAAAGGATGGAGTCAATGAGGATGAGGCATTAAAGAATAAAATCTCGGATGAAGTAAGAAATGTCCATCCCGACTTCAATAATGTCTACATTTCCTTTAATCCGGATGTTGCACAAAGTTTTATGGATTACGGCAAACAAATCCGTGAGGGGCATCCAGTTGAAGGTTTTTTTGACGAAGTGACCGAAAGTATCAATCGCATGTTCCCGGAAGCAAAATAA
- a CDS encoding aspartyl-phosphate phosphatase Spo0E family protein, with translation MGLIDKQILSVMIYIKRTEMVEKAKNRGLTHPEVVACSQELDILLNRYQKIA, from the coding sequence ATGGGATTGATAGATAAACAGATACTATCTGTAATGATTTACATCAAAAGGACAGAGATGGTCGAAAAAGCAAAAAATCGTGGATTGACACATCCTGAAGTGGTAGCGTGCAGCCAAGAACTTGACATATTATTGAATCGTTATCAAAAGATCGCATAG
- a CDS encoding branched-chain amino acid aminotransferase, which produces MRNLPIQIKLSDSRKEKPNPETLVFGRTFTDHMFTAEFDEGIGWHSHRIVPYAPITLDPAAIVFHYGQTVFEGLKAYRSTDGVVRLFRPEENMKRMNQSLDRLCMPKIDEEMALQALTELIQIERDWIPTVKGTSLYIRPFMIANEAFLGVAPAKKYQFFIILSPVGSYYKEGIHPIKILVENEFVRAVKGGTGGAKTAGNYASGLKAQEVANERGLSQVLWLDGVERKYIEEVGSMNIFFKIDGEIITPAINGSILEGITRKSILQLLHHWEIPVTERKISIFEIREAFESGKLEEVFGTGTAAVISPVGELNWDGYKMIVNNGKTGSLSRQLFDTLTNIQTGISEDPFNWVIELKNELAKLA; this is translated from the coding sequence ATGAGAAATTTACCCATCCAGATTAAACTGAGCGATTCAAGAAAAGAGAAGCCGAATCCAGAGACGCTTGTTTTTGGTAGAACTTTTACCGACCATATGTTCACAGCTGAGTTTGATGAAGGGATTGGATGGCATAGTCATCGAATTGTACCTTATGCCCCTATCACTTTAGATCCTGCAGCAATTGTTTTCCATTACGGTCAAACAGTTTTTGAAGGTTTAAAAGCGTATCGTTCGACTGATGGAGTCGTGAGGCTATTCCGTCCGGAAGAGAATATGAAAAGGATGAACCAATCGTTAGACCGGCTTTGCATGCCTAAAATTGACGAAGAAATGGCATTACAAGCACTAACAGAACTCATCCAAATTGAAAGGGACTGGATTCCGACAGTAAAAGGCACGTCACTATATATCCGGCCATTTATGATAGCAAATGAGGCTTTCCTTGGAGTTGCTCCAGCTAAAAAATATCAGTTCTTCATCATTCTATCCCCGGTAGGCTCGTATTATAAAGAAGGCATTCATCCTATTAAAATTCTTGTCGAGAATGAATTCGTAAGAGCAGTGAAAGGCGGTACTGGCGGGGCAAAAACAGCAGGGAACTATGCATCGGGATTAAAAGCCCAAGAAGTTGCGAACGAACGCGGACTTTCTCAAGTTCTTTGGCTAGACGGTGTGGAACGTAAATATATCGAAGAAGTCGGGAGTATGAATATCTTCTTTAAAATAGATGGAGAAATCATTACCCCTGCTATTAATGGCAGCATTCTTGAAGGTATTACTCGTAAATCTATTCTTCAGCTGCTGCATCATTGGGAAATCCCTGTTACAGAAAGGAAAATTTCTATCTTTGAAATCAGGGAGGCTTTTGAATCAGGAAAACTTGAGGAAGTTTTCGGAACAGGAACTGCAGCTGTTATATCACCTGTCGGAGAATTGAACTGGGATGGCTATAAAATGATTGTTAACAACGGAAAAACCGGTTCCTTGTCAAGACAGCTATTTGATACGTTAACGAATATTCAAACTGGGATTTCAGAGGACCCATTTAATTGGGTTATTGAATTGAAAAATGAGTTGGCTAAACTCGCATAA
- a CDS encoding pseudouridine-5'-phosphate glycosidase, giving the protein MKQYLEYSNEVQEAMAAGKPVVALESTIISHGMPYPQNVQTAREVEQIVRDNGAVPATIALIDGKIKVGLSDDELEMFGNSQGVAKASRRDLAYLLATKQLGATTVATTMIAAALANIKIFVTGGIGGVHRGAETTMDISADLEELSQTDVAVICAGAKSILDLGLTLEYLETNGVPVIGYGTDVLPAFFTRESDFKLNIRVDDPETVADVLRVKWDLGLKGGAVIANPIPVADAMEKSFIDGIINEALKEAEEQNIAGKDVTPFMLGKVKDLTEGRSLEANIALVKNNAVVGAKIAVALNAK; this is encoded by the coding sequence ATGAAACAATATCTAGAGTATTCAAACGAAGTACAAGAGGCTATGGCTGCTGGGAAACCGGTAGTTGCATTAGAATCCACAATCATTTCGCACGGTATGCCTTATCCACAAAACGTTCAAACTGCACGCGAAGTAGAACAAATTGTTCGTGATAACGGTGCAGTTCCAGCAACAATTGCCCTCATTGATGGCAAGATAAAAGTCGGTCTTTCAGACGATGAACTTGAAATGTTCGGTAATAGCCAAGGTGTTGCAAAAGCATCAAGACGTGACCTTGCGTATTTGCTTGCTACGAAGCAACTTGGAGCAACAACAGTTGCTACGACGATGATTGCTGCTGCGCTTGCTAACATTAAAATCTTCGTAACTGGCGGAATCGGTGGCGTACACCGTGGTGCTGAAACAACAATGGATATTTCTGCAGACCTTGAAGAGCTTTCACAAACAGATGTTGCTGTTATTTGTGCGGGTGCGAAATCTATCCTGGACCTTGGATTGACACTTGAATACTTGGAAACAAACGGTGTACCAGTCATTGGATACGGCACGGATGTACTTCCAGCTTTCTTCACACGTGAAAGTGATTTCAAACTTAATATCCGCGTAGATGATCCGGAAACAGTCGCAGACGTTCTTCGTGTGAAATGGGATCTTGGATTAAAAGGCGGCGCAGTTATTGCAAATCCAATTCCAGTGGCAGATGCTATGGAAAAATCATTCATCGACGGTATTATTAATGAAGCACTCAAAGAAGCAGAAGAGCAAAATATCGCAGGAAAAGATGTTACACCATTCATGTTAGGAAAAGTGAAAGATCTTACAGAAGGCCGTAGCCTTGAAGCGAATATCGCTTTAGTTAAAAACAACGCTGTAGTTGGTGCGAAAATCGCAGTTGCATTAAACGCAAAATAA